In Cervus elaphus chromosome 16, mCerEla1.1, whole genome shotgun sequence, a single window of DNA contains:
- the EIPR1 gene encoding EARP and GARP complex-interacting protein 1 isoform X2 produces MPCAFGAADSKVVTCAAVWRMPAELEPGGQESPEDATSPAHALELLCHLEPAARGSTACVAWEPAGDGKRVISLADNHILLWDLQESSSQATLASSASLEGKGQLKFTTGRWSPHHNCSQVATANDTAIRGWDTRTMRQTYCIESAHGQLVRDLDFNPNKQYCLASCGDDCKVRFWDTRNVAEPVRTLEEHSHWVWNVRYNHSHDQLVLTGSSDSRVILSNMVSISSEPFGHLVDDDDLSDQEERRLEEKSQEPPQDSVIATYEEHEDSVYAVDWSSADPWLFASLSYDGRLVINRVPRALKYHILL; encoded by the exons CCGCAGACAGCAAAGTGGTGACCTGCGCCGCTGTGTGGAGGATGCCCGCGGAGCTGGAGCCCGGCGGCCAGGAGTCCCCCGAGGATGCGACGAGCCCTGCACACGCCCTGGAGCTGCTCTGTCACTTGGAGCCCGCGGCCCGCGGCAGCACCGCCTG CGTCGCCTGGGAGCCCGCGGGAGACGGGAAGAGGGTCATCTCGCTGGCCGACAACCACATCCTGCTGTGGGACCTGCAGGAAAGCTCCAGCCAGGCCACG CTGGCCAGCTCAGCGTCGCTGGAAGGGAAAGGACAGCTGAAGTTCACGACGGGCCGCTGGAGCCCACATCACAACTGCTCCCAGGTGGCCACGGCGAACGACACGGCCATCCGCGGGTGGGACACGCGGACCATGAG GCAGACCTACTGCATCGAGAGCGCCCACGGCCAGCTGGTGCGGGACCTGGACTTCAACCCCAATAAGCAGTACTGCCTGGCCAGCTGCGGGGACGACTGCAAGGTGAGGTTCTGGGACACCCGCAACGTCGCCGAGCCCGTCAGGACCCTGGAGGAGCACTCCCACTG gGTGTGGAACGTCCGCTACAACCACTCGCACGACCAGCTGGTCCTCACGGGCAGCAGCGACAGTAGGGTCATCCTTTCCAACATGGTGTCCATCTCCTCCGAgccctttggccacctggtggacGACGATGACCTGAGTGACCAGGAGGAACGCCGTCTGGAGGAGAA GAGCCAGGAGCCCCCGCAGGACAGCGTCATCGCCACCTACGAGGAGCACGAAGACAGCGTGTACGCCGTGGACTGGTCCTCAGCCGACCCCTGGCTCTTCGCCTCCCTCAGCTACGACGGGCGGCTCGTCATCAACCGCGTGCCCCGGGCGCTTAAGTACCACATCCTGCTGTGA
- the EIPR1 gene encoding EARP and GARP complex-interacting protein 1 isoform X3 has protein sequence MPAELEPGGQESPEDATSPAHALELLCHLEPAARGSTACVAWEPAGDGKRVISLADNHILLWDLQESSSQATLASSASLEGKGQLKFTTGRWSPHHNCSQVATANDTAIRGWDTRTMRQTYCIESAHGQLVRDLDFNPNKQYCLASCGDDCKVRFWDTRNVAEPVRTLEEHSHWVWNVRYNHSHDQLVLTGSSDSRVILSNMVSISSEPFGHLVDDDDLSDQEERRLEEKSQEPPQDSVIATYEEHEDSVYAVDWSSADPWLFASLSYDGRLVINRVPRALKYHILL, from the exons ATGCCCGCGGAGCTGGAGCCCGGCGGCCAGGAGTCCCCCGAGGATGCGACGAGCCCTGCACACGCCCTGGAGCTGCTCTGTCACTTGGAGCCCGCGGCCCGCGGCAGCACCGCCTG CGTCGCCTGGGAGCCCGCGGGAGACGGGAAGAGGGTCATCTCGCTGGCCGACAACCACATCCTGCTGTGGGACCTGCAGGAAAGCTCCAGCCAGGCCACG CTGGCCAGCTCAGCGTCGCTGGAAGGGAAAGGACAGCTGAAGTTCACGACGGGCCGCTGGAGCCCACATCACAACTGCTCCCAGGTGGCCACGGCGAACGACACGGCCATCCGCGGGTGGGACACGCGGACCATGAG GCAGACCTACTGCATCGAGAGCGCCCACGGCCAGCTGGTGCGGGACCTGGACTTCAACCCCAATAAGCAGTACTGCCTGGCCAGCTGCGGGGACGACTGCAAGGTGAGGTTCTGGGACACCCGCAACGTCGCCGAGCCCGTCAGGACCCTGGAGGAGCACTCCCACTG gGTGTGGAACGTCCGCTACAACCACTCGCACGACCAGCTGGTCCTCACGGGCAGCAGCGACAGTAGGGTCATCCTTTCCAACATGGTGTCCATCTCCTCCGAgccctttggccacctggtggacGACGATGACCTGAGTGACCAGGAGGAACGCCGTCTGGAGGAGAA GAGCCAGGAGCCCCCGCAGGACAGCGTCATCGCCACCTACGAGGAGCACGAAGACAGCGTGTACGCCGTGGACTGGTCCTCAGCCGACCCCTGGCTCTTCGCCTCCCTCAGCTACGACGGGCGGCTCGTCATCAACCGCGTGCCCCGGGCGCTTAAGTACCACATCCTGCTGTGA